The Zhihengliuella sp. ISTPL4 genomic interval CAGAGATCCGTCAGGGCCGCCGGGTCGTCCCCTACCTCCGCGACGTCCAGGAGGGACTGGGCCTGGTCCACCGCACGCCGCGCGTCCTCCAGGGCGACGTTCTTCCGCGAGACGAAGAGATCGTTCTGGATGACGAGCGCCATCGTGACGCAGGTGATGAAGATCGCCAGCGAGGTGGCGACCAGGGTGATCGCGAGAGTGCGGAACCGGAGCGAGCGCCGCCACAGCGCCGCCAGCACATCGGGCCAGCCGCGCCAGTCGCGAAGAACCGCGACGGCCGTGGTCGCAGTCGTCGCGGCCATCGGAGTCCTAGGTGACACTGCCGGCGCGGTAGCCGACGCCGCGGACCGTCATCACGATCTTGGGGTTGTCCGGATCGAGCTCCACCTTCGCCCGCAGCCGCTGCACGTGGACGTTCACGAGACGGGTGTCCGCCTTGTAGTGGTAGCCCCAGACCTGCTCGAGCAGCATCTCTCGGGAGAACACCTGCTGAGGCTTGGAGGCGAGCGCCACGAGGAGCTGGAACTCGAGCGGCGTGAGGGCGATCGGCGTCGACCCGCGGCGCACCTCGTGCGCGTCCACGTCGACCGTGAGGTCGCCGATCCGCAACTGCTCGCTGGAGGCCTGTGGCGTCGGACGCAGCCGGGTGCGAATGCGCGCCACGAGTTCCTTGGGATTGAAGGGCTTGACCATGTAGTCGTCCGCGCCGACCTCCAGGCCGCGGACGACGTCCGCCGTGTCGCTGCGGGCCGTGAGCATGATGATCGGCACTCCCGACTCGGCGCGGATGCGCGTGCAGATCTCGATGCCGTCCATCCCGGGGAGCATCAGGTCGAGGAGCACCAGGTCGGGACGCTGAGCGCGCCACTCGTCGACGGCGCGCGCGCCGTCCGCGCAGAACACCGGCTCGAACCCCTCCGTGCGCAGCACGATGCCGATCATCTCGGCGAGCGCGGTGTCGTCGTCGACCACAAGGATGCGTGAGGTCATAACTGTTACCTTATGGCACCCAGTCCCGCCCTCCGCAGGTCTGCGCCTCAGCGCGAGGATATGACACGATGGGAGGCACGACGGAGGGAGGCCCGTGAGCGGCCAGACGTGGACCCCAGCTCCCCGGAAGGGCATCATCCCCCTTCATCCGCTGACGTTCGGCATGCTGCTGGGCAAGGCCTTCGCTGCGCTGCGGCACAACCCCAAGGTCCTGTTCGGGTTCGCCGTCGTCATCCAGCTCATCGTCGTCATCGCCACCGCCGGGGTGATGGGCGTCGTCCTCTTCACGACGTTCTCCCGGCTGGAGACGGTCTCCCCCTCCTCCCCCGACTTCGAGGCGGTGTTCGCCGGCACGATCGCCATCAACCTCCTCGCCGGCCTCGTCGTCGGGCTGGCCTCGATCGCGTTCACCGCGATCATGCAGGGCGTGGTGGCCGCCGAGGTCGGCTATGCGACCGTCGGCGTCAAGGCCTCGCTCCGGATGCTGTGGCGCCGGATGGCCCCGGCCTTCTGGCGGCTCGCGGGTTTCGCGTCCCTCTCGGTGCTGGCGCTCTTCGGCGGCCTGGCGATCGTCGCCGGCGTCATCGCCGCCCTCATCGCCGGTGGTCTCGGCGGCACACCCGAGATGATCGGGATCGTCGTGCTCGTGGTGGTGCTCCTCGCCCTCGCCGCGATCCCGCTCACCGTCTGGCTGTCGACCAAGCTGCTGCTCGTGCCCTCGATCCTCGTGCTGGAGCGCGCGCGGTTCCGTGAGGCCTTCGTGCGGTCCTGGCGCCTGACCCGCGGCCGCTTCTGGGTCGCTTTCGGCGTCACCTTCCTGATCAGCCTGATCATGGGTCTGGCGATGCAGGTGGTCAGCTTCCCGACCGCGATGCTCTCCTCGTTCCTCGGCACCGTGATCGCGCCGACCGGCGCGAGCGAGCCGAGCGCGGTCGTGGGGTACGTCTTCGCCCTCCTCGCCCCCCAGGTGCTCCTGTTGATCCTCCAGGCGATCGCCATCGTCGTGCAGAGCACCGGCGGCGTGCTCGTCTACCTCGACTGCCGGATGCGCTACGAGGGTCTCGACCAGGCGCTCCTCTCCCATGTCGAGCGCCGTGACCTCGGCATGCCGGAGGACCAGCTCGGCGACCCCTTCGCTGTCGACCCCGCCCGCGCGGTCAGCAGCGCTCCCCCGCCCCGCCAGGTCCCGGAGCACGTCATGATGAGTCAGGGCTACGGCTATCCGACATACGGCCCGCCGCCGGTCGGCGCACCGGCGGCGCTCCCCGGAGTTCCGGTGGCTCCTCCGGCACCCGCCGCATTCGCTCCGCCGCCGCCGCCGGCTCCTTCCGCGCCGGTCGCCCCCGAGGACGCGGCCGGATGGACGGCACCGGGCAGCGGCCCGCAGCCATGACGTGGCGGTTCGACGAGGTCTTCGTCCCGGACGGAGACGAAGCGCGACGATGGGCGGAGGAGGAACTGTCCAACCCGCGCTACGCCGACGCGAAACCCACGTGGTTCGATCTGTTCGCCCGGGACGTGATGCGCTTCCTCGCCGATCTCTTCAGCGCGGACAACGGCGCGAACGTCGGTCCCACCGCGCTCATCATCGTCACTGTGCTGATCGCCGCGGCGCTCGTCACCGCGCTCATCCTGTGGGGGCGTCCTCGTCGCTCGCGGGCGGTGCGCCGAGCCCCCGGCACCCTGCTCGGGGCCGAGGACGACCGGAGCGCGGCCCGACTCCGGGCGGAGGCGGAGCGCAGCGCTCGGCAGTCGGACTGGGATACCGCGGTCGTGCTGCGCTACCGTGCCATCGCGCGCAGCCTCCTGGAGCGCGACCTCATCGACCCGGCGCCCGGGGCGACCGCCCAATCCATCGCCCGCTCCGCCGGCGCGGTGTTCGGCGAGGAAGCGGAGGCGCTGCGCCGCGCCGCCGCATCCTTCGACGACGTGCGCTACCTGCGGCACCCCGCGACCGCGGAGGACTATCGTCACCTCGCTGCAACGGACGACCGCCTCCGCGCGCGGCGCCCCGAGGGGGTGCCGGCATGACGACGATCGCTCCGACCGACCTCCCCGTCGACACCGCCGAGCCTCCGCGGCGTCGCACCGCACCCCTCCTGGGCTGGCTCCTCGTCGCGGCGCTCGTGATCGCGGTGGCCCTCGCCGCGTCGCAGCTCGCAGCGAGTGGCCCCGCGGCCAGAGGAACCCTCGATCCGGAGAGCCGATCCGGCACCGGCGCCCTCGCCCTGGCCGAGCTCCTCCGGGATCAGGGGGTGGACGTCGAGGTCGTCCGCTCGCGCGCCGCGGCCGCCGCGGCCCTCGACGAGGACAGCACCCTCGCGCTGACCAACCCCTACACGCTCACCGACGAGGCACTGGCCGACCTCCTCGCCCCCGCCGACCGCGTCGTCTTCCTCTCCACCGGCACGCACCTGCTCGCGGAACTCGCGATCGGGGAGAACGCACAGGGGCCGGCGATCTCGAGGGCCGCCGATTGCCCCGTCCCCGCGTTCGCGGAGGTGGGCGAGATCCGACCGGATCGGCTCTTCTCCCCGGCCCCCGGCGTCACCGCATGCTTCGGCGACGGCGAGGCGGGCGCGGTGCTGGTGGACGAGCGGCACGGGCACCGCACGGTCGTCGAAGGTGTGAAGCTCTTCAGCAACGCGGCCCTCGCCGAAGACGGCAACGCTGCCCTCGGCCTCGCGCTCCTCGGCCAGACCGGACGGGTCGTCTGGTACGTGCCGTCCTTCGAGGACACGGACATCGAGGGCACGGCCCCCGACACCCTCGGCAGCCTCACCCCCGGCTGGGTCACCCCGGCGATCCTGCTCCTGCTCACCGCCGGGGTCGCCGTCGCCGTCGCCCGCGGCCGGCGTTTCGGGCCTCTCGTGGCTGAGACGCTGCCCGTCACCGTCCGCGCCTCGGAGACCATGCACGGGCGCGCCCGGCTGACCGCCAAGGCCGCCGACGCCCCGCACGCGGCGGAGGCGCTGCGTGACGGCACGCGGCGACGACTGGCCAGGCGCCTCGGGCTCGCCGTACACGCGGACACGGACGAGGTGGCCGACGCCGCCGCGGACCGGCTCCGGATCCCCCGCGGCACGCTGCAGGAGCTGCTGGCGGGGCCGCCGCCTGTGGACGATGCGGCCCTCGTCGCCCTCGCCCGGCGCCTCGACGAGCTCGAGACCGCCGTGGAGGCCACTGCGCAGACCCCGCGGAGCGACGCATGAGCAGCCGTCCGCTCCGCATCCCTTTCCCGACCGAAGCCGAGGAGACCCCGTGACCGACGAGAACAGTCCCGCCGACGACGCCGCACTGCGGCAGGCCATGCACCGCGTGCGCACCGAGGTCGACAAAGCGGTGGTCGGCCAAGCCGGCACCGTCACCGGCTTGCTCGTGTCTCTCCTCGCGCGGGGTCATGTGCTGCTGGAGGGCGTACCCGGTGTGGCGAAGACGCTCGTCGTGCGCTCGTTCGCCCGAGCGCTCGGTCTCGACACGAAGCGTGTCCAGTTCACCCCTGACCTCATGCCGGGCGATGTGACGGGTTCCCTCGTCTACGACGCCCGCACCGGGGAGTTCGACTTCCGCGCGGGTCCGGTGTTCACCCACATCCTGCTCGCCGACGAGATCAACCGCACGCCGCCGAAGACCCAGGCGGCTCTGCTGGAGGCGATGGAGGAGCGCCAGGTCTCCGCGGACGGTGTCAGCCGGGCCCTGCCCGATCCGTTCCTCGTCGCCGCCACCCAGAACCCCATCGAGCACGAGGGGACGTACTCCCTGCCGGAGGCGCAGCTCGACCGCTTCCTGATGAAGCTCGTCGTCGGCATGCCGGAGCGCGACGCGGAGGTGTCCGTGCTCCGGCGCCACGCCCAGGGATTCTCGCCGCAGGAGCTGACCGGCGTCGAGGCCGTGATCGGCGTCGATGAGATCCGCGCCGCCCAGCAGGCGGCCGCACGGGTCGACGTGACCGACGACGTCCTCGGCTACGTGGTCGATCTCGCCCGCGCGACCAGGCAGTCCCCCTCCGTGGAGCTGGGGGCCAGCCCCCGTGCCTCGACCGGGTTGCTCGCCGCCGCCAAGGCGTGGGCGTGGCTCAACGGCTCCTCCGCGGTGACGCCCGACCACGTGCAGACGATGCTCGTCCCGGTCTGGCGACACCGCCTTCAGCTCCGCCCGGATGCGCAGATGGAAGGGGTGTCAGCGGACGCCGTGCTGACATCGGTGGTGCAGCAGACCAGGGTGCCGATCTAGGTGTTCGTCACCGGCCGTCTCGCCGTCGCCCTCGCCGTCGGCATCGTGCCGCTGGTCCTCGCGGGCCTGGCGGGGTACCCGCCGTACGCCGTGCTGGGTGCGTGGATCGGGCTGTGCCTGCTCCTCGTGGCCGGCGACGTCCTGCTCGCCGGAGACCCGCGCGCGGCGACCGTCACCCGTCGCGTCCCCTCGCGCGCGCGGCTCGGCGAGCAGGTACCCGTCAGCGTGGCCGTGCAGAACCGCGGGGCGCGGATCCTCGACGTGCTGCTCCGCGACGCCTGGCAGCCCACCGCGGGAGCGCCGGAGGCGCGGCAGCATCTTCGCATCCCGCCGGGTGAACGACGGCGGGTGGACATCCCCCTCCGCCCGCGACGGCGGGGCGAGCTGGTCAGCGAGTTCGTCATGCTCCGCTCCGTCGGCCCGCTGGGCATCGCCGGCCGGCAGGCGCGTCACCCCGTCCGCGGCGCGGTCCGGGTGCTGCCGGCCTTCTCCTCGCGCAAGCATCTGCCCTCTCGACTGGCCCGGCTGCGGGAACTCGACGGGAACACGAGCATCCAGGTGCGCGGCCAGGGGACGGAGTTCGATTCCCTCCGCGAGTACGTCCGCGGAGACGACGTCCGCTCGATCGACTGGCGGGCGACCGCGCGGGCAGGGACGACGATGCTCCGCACCTGGCGTCCGGAGCGGGATCGGCACGTCGTGATCATCGTGGACACCGGACGGACCGCCGCCGCCCGCGTGGGCGACGGCACAAGGCTGGACGCCGCACTGGAGGCGGTGCTCCTGCTCTCCGCCCTCGCGTCCCGCGCCGGCGATCACGTGCATCTGCTCATGCACGACCGGGTCACCAGGACGCGGGTGACAGGTGTGGACGGTGCCGGGCTCCTTCCCGCCCTGACCGACGCGATGGCACCGGTGCACGCCCGTCTCGTCGACACCGACTGGCATGCGGCGTTCGCGGCGGTGCGCACGCTGACGACGCGCCCGTCACTCCTGGTCGTCCTCACGGCGCAGGATGCCGCGGAGTCGGCGCGGAGCTTCCTCGGAGCTTTCCCCGACGCCTCGCGCGCTTTGACCGTGCTCGTCGGCTCGGTGACGGACGACGGCATCGCCGCCCTCACCCGGGCCCGGGGGTCCCGGGAGGACATCTACCTCGCCGCCGCCGCGGAGCGCACGCTCCGCGACGCCGAGAACGTCGCCGATGCGATCCGCCGAGCAGGCGGCGAAGCCATCGCCGCCGACCCCGACGACCTGCCGCCGCGGATCGCCGACCGCTACCTCGAGCTCAAGGCCGCGGGGCGGCTCTGAGCGTCGTCCCGCGGATCGGTCACCCGGCGACCAGCCGCGGCGTGCCGGACTCGTACTCGACGAGATCACCGGTCTCGCCACGCCGGTACGCCCGGCGCCCCACGCCGAGCATGTAGACGAGGAAGACCGCCAGCGCTGCGCCGCCGATGCCGATCTTGACCGGCCAGGGCAGCGCCCACCCGGTCACGAATCCCTCGACGAGACCGGACAGCAACAGCGCGAAAACGAGTCCCAGGGCCACGGTGGCCAGTGCCCTGCCCTCCGCGGCGAGTGCCTCGCCGCGGCCGCGTCGACCCGGAGCGACCCAGGCCCAGAACATGTGCAGGCCGGCCGCCGCGGCCACGAAGATGCACGTCATCTCCAGCATGCCGTGCGGCAGGATGTAGAGGACCATCAGGTCCGCCTTGTCGTGGATCGTCATGATCGCGCCGGAGGTACCGAGACCCATGGCGTTCTGCACGAGCATGTAGATGGGCCAGATGCCGGTCACCCCGAAGAGCACGCACTGCATCGCGATCCAGGCGTTGTTGGTCCACACCATGCCCATGAAGACCGCAGCCGGGTTCTCGGTGTAGTAGCCGGTGAAGCTCTCGTCAGCGTACTGGTCCAGTGCATCGGGCGGACCGAGTGTGGCGACGAGCGCGGGATCGCCGGCGATCCACGCCGCGGTGCCGACGGCGACCGCCACGAAGGCGAGCGCGATGACGAGGGTCGTCCAGCGCAGCCGGTACAGAGCCGCAGGAAGCTGGAGTCGGAAGAACCGCGACGTCTGGGTGAGGATGCTGTCCGAAGCCCCGGTGAGGCGGAGCCGAGCGCGCACGAGGATCGTGGAGAGGTAGGCACCCTGCGGCGACTCCCCGACCGACGTCTTCAGCTCCGCGAGGTCGGCCGAGGCGGCACGGTAGCGCACGATGAGCTCGTCGACGCCGGCGCCGTCCAGACGGGCCCGGCTGAGGGCGTCCAGCCGCTCCCACTCGGACCGGCGCGCATCGGTGAGGGCATCGGCATCCACCTGATTTACTGTACTCATGTCCGCGCAGATCGACGTGTCCGACGAGGTCCTCTCCGGCGAGGCGGTCGCGATCGACGTCCAACCCGTGGGGTTCCTCCTCCGGGCGGCCGGTGCCATCATCGACATGCTGCTCGGCTACGCCGTCTTCGTGGGCTCGATCCTGCTCCGCGTCTGGTTGCTCGACATCGGTGTGCTGGACGAGGCCACCGACCGCATCGCGCTCGTGGCCTCGCTCGTCATCAGCTTCGTCGTGCTGCCGATCACGATGGAGGTCGCGCTCAAGGGGCGCAGCCTCGGGAAGCTTGCGGTCGGCGGGAGGATCGTGCGGATGGACGGCGGGGCGGCCGGGTTCCGGCACGCCTTCATCCGCGCTCTGCTCGGCGTCCTCGAGATCTACCTGACCTTCGGGGGCCTCGCGGTCCTCGTCGGCGCGTTCACGGCTCGGTCCCAGCGTCTGGGCGATCTCGTCGCCGGCACCTACAGTCAGCGGGTTCGCACGCCGCAGCTCACGACTCTCGCGCCGTCCCTCCCGCCCGGACTCACCGGCTGGGCGCAGGTTGCGGATGTGGCCCGTCTCCCTGACCGGCTCGCGCGCCGCATCTCGCAGTTCCTCGCGAGCGCTCCGCGCATGCTTCCCGCAGCCAGGGAGCGCGTGGCCCGCGACCTGCTCGCCGAGGCGACGCCCTACGTCGCCCCCGTACCGGCGGCGCCGCCGGAACTCGCGCTCGTCGGCATCACGGTCGTGCGACGCACACGGGAGCGGAGAGCGCTCGAGAACGCGGACCGCCGAGCGGAGCGGCTGACAGGGCGTCGACTCGGCGCCTGAGGACGCCCGCCGATCCGGTCAGGCGCGAAGCGCCTCGTGGCGCACCACCAGCCAGCCGGACGGGACCGAGAGCCGGTCGGCGTGCGGCGCACAGAGGTCGTGCGCCTGCGGGTCGTTCGCCGCGCCGAGCGGTCCGAGGGCGGCCATCTGGTCGCCGTAGTCATAGGTGAGGGTGGCCACGGCCTCGCGCGCGCAGCCGACCTTCGAGCACAGTCGTCCGTCCATCTCCGTCAGCGTACGACTCCGGGGACGCAGAGCGCCGATGCCGCGCCGGGAGGGCGCACAGCGCCTAGACTTTCGGCATGCCCCGTCGCCGTGCCGCTTCCGTCTCCGCCGCCCGCCGCGGTGCTCGACACGGCCGACACGGACGCCTCGGCCGCAGCGAGGTCGTCAAGCCCCCGCTCGCGCCCCTGGACGGACGCATCGACCGGTTCGACCTCACCGTCGGCACCGCGGTCGAGTTCCTCCGCGGCACGTGGCCGGAACTGCAGGACGTCCGGTTCGAGATCGGCGCGATCCCGATCTCGGCCGCCGACGGCGAGGTGCCGCGGTGGTACCTGGACCGCGAACGCCGGAGGATCGTGCTCTTCCGCATCCCGATCGAGCGCCTGCTCCCCCCGGGACACGACGATGCCGCCCATCGCCGGATGGCGATCGAGAGCGCCGTCTTCCGCGCGGCGGCCGAATACGTCGGCCGCGAACCGTGGGACCTGGGCCGCGACCACTGACAGGAGCCCCCCGCGGAGCTCAGGGGTAGACGGTGATCGACCGCTCCACCCCGGCGGAGGGCGGCACGGGGAGCACGGCCAGCGCGCCGGCTGCGGTCAGCGTCACGGCGGCGTGCACCGCTCCGTCCGGACGGAGCAGGTACGTCCTGCCCGCTCGCACGTCGACGCTGCGAGCCTCGCCGGCAGGGACGACGATCTCCTCGGGCGCGTCGCCCTCGATCGAGGTGAGAGTGACGGTGGCCTCCTCGTCGGACGTGTTGGCCACCTGGAGCTGCGGCCGCGGCCCGTCCGGTACGGCGACGGCGACCTCGGTGTCGATCTGCGCCGCGGGCGTGACCCAGGCGAAATCGGAGTCCGCGCCGAACCCGTCCTGTTGCCGGACGCCCGCCACGACGGGGACGTCCGCATCGATCTCGACCGTGTAGGTACCCGGCTCGAGGCCGCTGAGCGAGACCTGGGCGGGCTCGTCGGCCGAGAGCGGCACCGCGAACTCTTCGAGTCCCGCGCTGCCGGTCTGCGCGATCACACGGACACGCGCGGTCGCGTCCGCACCGGGGGCGAGGAGGCGGAGCACCGTCATGTCCCCTTGGTCGCCCGCCGCGGCGAAGGCTTGCACACCGGGGAGGACGACATGCTGCTGCGGTCCGGAGACCGCCTCCTGCTGGTCCACGCCCGCAGGATCGAGCACGCGCATGAGAGCAGACTGCAGCACCGCGCGCACGGGGGCACCGACAGCGCTGACCTTGACGACAGGGAGGTCGTTTCCCGCTGCGATGGCCGTCAGCGGGAGCGCCGTCTGCGTACGAGGCGGCACGATCACCGTCCGGCCGCCACGGGCAGTCCCGTACACGGCCAAGGTCACCGTCGAGGGGACGTCTGCCGTGTTCGCGAGCAGGACGACGTCCTCCGCGCCGGTGCCGACGCTGCCGCCGACCAGCCACGACTCCAGCCGCGGCACTCCGCACGGCGACGCCGCGAGCCCCGCGAGATCGTCGGCGGCCAGGGCGATGGACTCGGCTCCCGCGATCAGCGGCGCCGTACGGCCGTCGACCGTGCCGGTGAGCACGGGGACGTCATCCCCGCCGACGAGGTCCGGCACGGCGAGACCGGTCTGCGAAGGCGCTCCGGAGGTGCCCCCCGTGGTCACTCGTGGCGTCCCCGCCGCTCGCATCTCGGACGGCTCGGCCGAATTCCGGCCGAGCGCGCGGAAGTCGCCGGAGCAGACCAGGACGCTGTCACCGGGAAGGGGTGTCACCTGCTCCTGCGCAGGCTCATGGGTCACGGTCGGCCAGGGCGCGTGCACGGCTGAAGCGACGCCGACGACACAGGCCGCGGCCACCACGACCCCGGTGACGAGCCGGGCACTGGTCGCCGCGACCCGGAATGCGCGATCGCCGGTCATCGGTCCTCCTCCGGGGTACGCGGAGCATCCGCGGGCGCGGCGGACGGGCTGTCGTCCACTGCCGGGGCGTCCGCCCTGTCGTCCTGGTCATCGGAGCCTGCACGCGCGTCCTCGCCCTGCTCCTGAGGCTCGGCGTCCGCGATCGGCGCAAGCGCTTCGTCGCTGAGGGCCGGTTCGTCCTGCGGATCCTCCACGGCGCCCACGGGCGGCTCGTCGATGGGTTCCGGCTCGCGGTCCTCCGCGTGACGCGGGAGCACCAGCGGCTCCTCCGGCGCCTTGCCCACGATGCGGGACCGAGCCCGTGCGGCGCGGCGCGACGCGCGCGTCGGAATGGACAGCAGCAGAGCAGCGAGGACGACGAGGAGCTGGACGGTCACCACCAGGCGAGCCGTCCCCTC includes:
- the mtrA gene encoding MtrAB system response regulator MtrA, coding for MTSRILVVDDDTALAEMIGIVLRTEGFEPVFCADGARAVDEWRAQRPDLVLLDLMLPGMDGIEICTRIRAESGVPIIMLTARSDTADVVRGLEVGADDYMVKPFNPKELVARIRTRLRPTPQASSEQLRIGDLTVDVDAHEVRRGSTPIALTPLEFQLLVALASKPQQVFSREMLLEQVWGYHYKADTRLVNVHVQRLRAKVELDPDNPKIVMTVRGVGYRAGSVT
- a CDS encoding glycerophosphoryl diester phosphodiesterase membrane domain-containing protein — protein: MSGQTWTPAPRKGIIPLHPLTFGMLLGKAFAALRHNPKVLFGFAVVIQLIVVIATAGVMGVVLFTTFSRLETVSPSSPDFEAVFAGTIAINLLAGLVVGLASIAFTAIMQGVVAAEVGYATVGVKASLRMLWRRMAPAFWRLAGFASLSVLALFGGLAIVAGVIAALIAGGLGGTPEMIGIVVLVVVLLALAAIPLTVWLSTKLLLVPSILVLERARFREAFVRSWRLTRGRFWVAFGVTFLISLIMGLAMQVVSFPTAMLSSFLGTVIAPTGASEPSAVVGYVFALLAPQVLLLILQAIAIVVQSTGGVLVYLDCRMRYEGLDQALLSHVERRDLGMPEDQLGDPFAVDPARAVSSAPPPRQVPEHVMMSQGYGYPTYGPPPVGAPAALPGVPVAPPAPAAFAPPPPPAPSAPVAPEDAAGWTAPGSGPQP
- a CDS encoding DUF4129 domain-containing protein, with the protein product MDGTGQRPAAMTWRFDEVFVPDGDEARRWAEEELSNPRYADAKPTWFDLFARDVMRFLADLFSADNGANVGPTALIIVTVLIAAALVTALILWGRPRRSRAVRRAPGTLLGAEDDRSAARLRAEAERSARQSDWDTAVVLRYRAIARSLLERDLIDPAPGATAQSIARSAGAVFGEEAEALRRAAASFDDVRYLRHPATAEDYRHLAATDDRLRARRPEGVPA
- a CDS encoding DUF4350 domain-containing protein, which produces MTTIAPTDLPVDTAEPPRRRTAPLLGWLLVAALVIAVALAASQLAASGPAARGTLDPESRSGTGALALAELLRDQGVDVEVVRSRAAAAAALDEDSTLALTNPYTLTDEALADLLAPADRVVFLSTGTHLLAELAIGENAQGPAISRAADCPVPAFAEVGEIRPDRLFSPAPGVTACFGDGEAGAVLVDERHGHRTVVEGVKLFSNAALAEDGNAALGLALLGQTGRVVWYVPSFEDTDIEGTAPDTLGSLTPGWVTPAILLLLTAGVAVAVARGRRFGPLVAETLPVTVRASETMHGRARLTAKAADAPHAAEALRDGTRRRLARRLGLAVHADTDEVADAAADRLRIPRGTLQELLAGPPPVDDAALVALARRLDELETAVEATAQTPRSDA
- a CDS encoding AAA family ATPase encodes the protein MHRVRTEVDKAVVGQAGTVTGLLVSLLARGHVLLEGVPGVAKTLVVRSFARALGLDTKRVQFTPDLMPGDVTGSLVYDARTGEFDFRAGPVFTHILLADEINRTPPKTQAALLEAMEERQVSADGVSRALPDPFLVAATQNPIEHEGTYSLPEAQLDRFLMKLVVGMPERDAEVSVLRRHAQGFSPQELTGVEAVIGVDEIRAAQQAAARVDVTDDVLGYVVDLARATRQSPSVELGASPRASTGLLAAAKAWAWLNGSSAVTPDHVQTMLVPVWRHRLQLRPDAQMEGVSADAVLTSVVQQTRVPI
- a CDS encoding DUF58 domain-containing protein yields the protein MFVTGRLAVALAVGIVPLVLAGLAGYPPYAVLGAWIGLCLLLVAGDVLLAGDPRAATVTRRVPSRARLGEQVPVSVAVQNRGARILDVLLRDAWQPTAGAPEARQHLRIPPGERRRVDIPLRPRRRGELVSEFVMLRSVGPLGIAGRQARHPVRGAVRVLPAFSSRKHLPSRLARLRELDGNTSIQVRGQGTEFDSLREYVRGDDVRSIDWRATARAGTTMLRTWRPERDRHVVIIVDTGRTAAARVGDGTRLDAALEAVLLLSALASRAGDHVHLLMHDRVTRTRVTGVDGAGLLPALTDAMAPVHARLVDTDWHAAFAAVRTLTTRPSLLVVLTAQDAAESARSFLGAFPDASRALTVLVGSVTDDGIAALTRARGSREDIYLAAAAERTLRDAENVADAIRRAGGEAIAADPDDLPPRIADRYLELKAAGRL
- a CDS encoding stage II sporulation protein M, whose amino-acid sequence is MDADALTDARRSEWERLDALSRARLDGAGVDELIVRYRAASADLAELKTSVGESPQGAYLSTILVRARLRLTGASDSILTQTSRFFRLQLPAALYRLRWTTLVIALAFVAVAVGTAAWIAGDPALVATLGPPDALDQYADESFTGYYTENPAAVFMGMVWTNNAWIAMQCVLFGVTGIWPIYMLVQNAMGLGTSGAIMTIHDKADLMVLYILPHGMLEMTCIFVAAAAGLHMFWAWVAPGRRGRGEALAAEGRALATVALGLVFALLLSGLVEGFVTGWALPWPVKIGIGGAALAVFLVYMLGVGRRAYRRGETGDLVEYESGTPRLVAG
- a CDS encoding RDD family protein; protein product: MSAQIDVSDEVLSGEAVAIDVQPVGFLLRAAGAIIDMLLGYAVFVGSILLRVWLLDIGVLDEATDRIALVASLVISFVVLPITMEVALKGRSLGKLAVGGRIVRMDGGAAGFRHAFIRALLGVLEIYLTFGGLAVLVGAFTARSQRLGDLVAGTYSQRVRTPQLTTLAPSLPPGLTGWAQVADVARLPDRLARRISQFLASAPRMLPAARERVARDLLAEATPYVAPVPAAPPELALVGITVVRRTRERRALENADRRAERLTGRRLGA
- a CDS encoding DUF3499 family protein; protein product: MDGRLCSKVGCAREAVATLTYDYGDQMAALGPLGAANDPQAHDLCAPHADRLSVPSGWLVVRHEALRA
- a CDS encoding DUF5719 family protein, producing the protein MTGDRAFRVAATSARLVTGVVVAAACVVGVASAVHAPWPTVTHEPAQEQVTPLPGDSVLVCSGDFRALGRNSAEPSEMRAAGTPRVTTGGTSGAPSQTGLAVPDLVGGDDVPVLTGTVDGRTAPLIAGAESIALAADDLAGLAASPCGVPRLESWLVGGSVGTGAEDVVLLANTADVPSTVTLAVYGTARGGRTVIVPPRTQTALPLTAIAAGNDLPVVKVSAVGAPVRAVLQSALMRVLDPAGVDQQEAVSGPQQHVVLPGVQAFAAAGDQGDMTVLRLLAPGADATARVRVIAQTGSAGLEEFAVPLSADEPAQVSLSGLEPGTYTVEIDADVPVVAGVRQQDGFGADSDFAWVTPAAQIDTEVAVAVPDGPRPQLQVANTSDEEATVTLTSIEGDAPEEIVVPAGEARSVDVRAGRTYLLRPDGAVHAAVTLTAAGALAVLPVPPSAGVERSITVYP